One stretch of Podospora pseudoanserina strain CBS 124.78 chromosome 4, whole genome shotgun sequence DNA includes these proteins:
- a CDS encoding hypothetical protein (EggNog:ENOG503P0FV), which yields MNSAAMGSPNPGSPAVPRPSSDNTGWTASSSGSSHNGNNSHGNMSSRQEVFISYRGWPDHRHPLFTQQDATENLNGTHWSTGFESWSPYLGGPCRGLNTSPLRPYPNWDLLAEAGRHDTTGKKGHLKEYAPSPREEVPSCLQRSLESEALVSPFTEDDSWPSDCGKAQGTPTATSPWTVTPPEHSEEKAEELEHAQSFDLKDSAYFYDHDGRDHASTHLEGHALSKTPISQPAVTKTAPVLGPSKVWGLPPRIRRRKKTKPVGESPPSSKVNPIDKPKPKKRGAFTDEAKKRSTALTRQLKSCIRCRMNKGRCLPNPSFPSGPCLTCQLMTGPTVSKMPCYRYIITEASLYREQKAPWQILSRRWQSMDIVDIWSSDWAPSSRIRTIMVSHLNVPTQFAFQVREFIPTAGDILEDEVTDPVEGTVIKVPLPRFAVADMKATAENMRGFVDGNVHSFITAMVGRDELLWGTYLMAFRQVGLARTKQEQTLLSNTFRLWVVCRMTSSPVYICGDDKLGGTPHPLYDNRVMMPLLMTAQFECINYTTFLRPWSRAVLKQLNDLVLAKKREYWLTIYLTMFVLLHSCAMITKRDEETARQFRIPGKYANPASIREHHCGAQTMLAHFHYINRGVVPFSLPLHTKDGRSDLAKAANLTEEQVSFVRMTAEMVKDSARQSTMRTVREQEDVGHDLYWVSMLYDQEWRPKQNE from the exons ATGAACTCAGCAGCAATGGGTTCTCCAAATCCCGGGTCACCAGCAGTCCCACGGCCTTCATCAGATAACACGGGGTGGACAGCAAGCAGTTCGGGTTCCAGCCACAACGGCAACAATTCTCATGGCAACATGAGTTCTCGACAAGAAGTCTTCATCAGTTATCGTGGTTGGCCAGACCACCGTCATCCACTGTTCACCCAACAGGACGCAACCGAAAACCTGAATGGGACTCACTGGTCCACAGGTTTTGAATCATGGTCGCCCTATCTTGGCGGGCCTTGTCGGGGGTTGAATACAAGTCCCTTGAGGCCATATCCCAACTGGGACTTACTTGCCGAGGCTGGGCGGCATGACACCACAGGGAAGAAAGGTCATCTCAAGGAATATGCCCCATCACCTCGGGAGGAAGTCCCAAGCTGCCTTCAGCGAAGTCTAGAATCAGAGGCTTTGGTGTCACCGTTTACTGAGGATGATTCCTGGCCATCGGATTGTGGGAAGGCACAGGGCACACCTACAGCCACCTCTCCTTGGACCGTCACTCCCCCTGAACATTCCGaagagaaggccgaggagctggagcatGCCCAATCTTTTGACTTGAAAGACTCTGCATATTTCTACGACCATGACGGCCGCGATCACGCAAGCACACACCTTGAAGGCCATGCGTTGTCCAAAACACCTATTTCGCAACCAGCAGTCACCAAGACTGCCCCCGTACTTGGACCAAGCAAAGTGTGGGGTCTTCCGCCA CGAATCCGTCgcagaaagaaaacaaagcCGGTTGGCGAGAGTCCGCCGAGCAGCAAGGTCAACCCCATCGATAAACCCAAACCGAAGAAACGGGGTGCTTTTACCGACGAAGCCAAGAAACGCAGCACGGCCCTGACTCGCCAACTAAAGTCATGTATCAGGTGTCGTATGAACAAAGGGCGT TGCCTTCCAaacccttccttcccttccgGACCCTGCCTCACGTGTCAACTTATGACTGGCCCAACAGTGAGCAAGATGCCATGCTACCGCTACATTATTACGGAAGCTTCCCTCTATCGCGAACAAAAGGCCCCCTGGCAGATCCTCAGTCGTCGCTGGCAAAGCATGGACATTGTCGACATTTGGTCGTCCGACTGGGCACCCTCTTCTCGTATCAGAACCATCATGGTCAGCCACCTCAACGTTCCAACACAATTTGCATTTCAGGTCAGAGAGTTCATTCCCACCGCTGGCGACATCTTGGAAGACGAGGTTACCGACCCTGTGGAAGGGACAGTAATAAAAGTCCCGTTGCCGAGGTTTGCAGTAGCGGATATGAAGGCCACAGCGGAGAACATGAGGGGCTTTGTAGATGGAAATGTCCACAGCTTCATCACAGCCATGGTGGGGCGAGATGAGCTGCTGTGGGGGACGTATTTGATGGCTTTCAGGCAGGTTGGATTGGCGAGG ACAAAACAAGAACAAACCCTCCTGTCAAACACATTCCGTCTTTGGGTTGTGTGCCGCatgacaagctcaccagTGTACATCTGCGGAGACGACAAGCTTGGAGGCACTCCGCACCCGCTTTACGACAACCGCGTCATGATGCCCTTGTTGATGACGGCACAATTTGAGTGCATCAACTACACTACCTTTCTAAGACCATGGAGCAGGGCGGTGTTGAAACAGCTGAACGACTTGGTGTTGGCGAAAAAGAGAGAATACTGGTTAACCATTTATTTGACAatgtttgtgttgttgcaCAGCTGCGCCATGATCACCAAGCGGGACGAGGAAACCGCGAGGCAGTTTAGGATACCT GGTAAATACGCCAACCCAGCCAGTATCAGAGAACATCACTGTGGTGCCCAGACGATGCTTGCCCACTTTCACTACATCAACCGAGGGGTCGTTCCCTTTTCGCTGCCACTGCATACAAAAGATGGAAGAAGTGATCTGGCCAAGGCAGCAAATTTGACCGAGGAGCAGGTCAGCTTTGTGAGAATGACAGCCGAGATGGTCAAAGACAGCGCAAGAC AAAGCACCATGAGAACTGTCCGAGAACAGGAAGACGTCGGTCACGATTTGTACTGGGTTTCTATGCTCTATGACCAGGAGTGGAGGCCAAAACAAAACGAGTGA
- a CDS encoding hypothetical protein (COG:E; EggNog:ENOG503NY61), with translation MTMLSDATTAPAPYYSQGLRARFNIDRVRLEQADVDARLNGGKCADIEYEVDEAKYRARSTARVKAGGLPTSVPDGWPTKLSGPLVWTSNSFPSEDEYVYHLTPSDKTEILAALTFFKSHNLDSQKVTKYLFPLPDLGPILSGICNDIYLGKGFYIVRGLDPDDYPLADLTAIYLGLSSYVASRRGRQDQRGSMLIHVMQRGDQSAESTLHDSIYSSDKPFHTDTVTDTLCLFTQELASSGGRSTFASAWTVYNELAATRPDLIHTLASPDWPFDTYGRDPPFYRRALMYFHDHRLITSFSRRLLVGHAPFTPRSKAIPGLTEAQAEALDAVHFIAKKHEIKPRMERGDIRFVNNLGLLHRREAFENVQGSKPRHLVRIWLNNDEGMCWNLPRPLRLAWARVFDDDFEEEGSDKRGRYWDYAPLRHPVTGRVLNTGGSCD, from the coding sequence ATGACCATGCTCAGTGATGCCACTACTGCTCCGGCACCCTATTACTCTCAGGGTCTGCGTGCCCGCTTCAACATCGATCGTGTCCGGCTCGAACAAGCGGACGTAGATGCTCGCCTGAACGGAGGCAAATGCGCGGACATTGAGTATGAAGTCGACGAAGCCAAATACCGTGCTCGGTCGACAGCTCGTGTCAAAGCAGGCGGTCTTCCCACCTCGGTGCCTGACGGCTGGCCAACAAAGCTCTCAGGACCCCTGGTCTGGACCTCAAACTCATTCCCTTCTGAAGACGAATACGTCTACCACCTCACCCCGTCTGACAAGACCGAGATTCTGGCcgccctcaccttcttcaaaTCCCACAACCTCGACTCTCAGAAAGTGACCAAAtacctcttccctcttcccgACCTTGGCCCGATCTTGTCCGGCATCTGCAACGACATCTATCTCGGCAAAGGCTTTTACATCGTCCGCGGTCTTGACCCCGACGACTACCCCCTCGCCGACCTGACCGCCATCTACCTCGGCCTCTCGTCTTACGTCGCCTCCCGGCGCGGCCGCCAGGACCAGCGCGGCTCGATGCTCATCCACGTCATGCAGCGGGGGGATCAATCCGCTGAGTCCACTCTCCACGACAGCATCTACTCCTCCGACAAACCCTTCCACACCGACACCGTAACCGACACACTCTGTCTCTTCACCCAAGAGCTCGCCTCTTCAGGCGGCAGATCCACCTTTGCCTCAGCCTGGACAGTCTACAACGAGCTCGCGGCCACCCGCCCGGACCTCATccacaccctcgcctcccccgacTGGCCGTTTGACACCTACGGCCGCGACCCCCCTTTTTACCGCCGGGCACTGATGTATTTTCACGACCACCGCCTCATCACCTCTTTTTCCCGCCGTCTTCTCGTCGGCCACGCACCCTTCACCCCGCGGAGCAAGGCTATTCCAGGGTTGACAGAGGCGCAAGCCGAGGCCCTCGACGCGGTTCATTTTATCGCCAAGAAACATGAGATCAAACCCCGGATGGAGAGGGGTGACATCAGGTTTGTGAACAACCTCGGCTTGCTTCACAGAAGAGAAGCGTTTGAGAATGTACAGGGGAGTAAACCGAGGCATCTGGTGAGGATCTGGCTGAATAATGATGAGGGAATGTGCTGGAACCTGCCTCGGCCGTTGAGGCTGGCTTGGGcgagggtgtttgatgatgattttgaggaggaggggagtgatAAGAGGGGGAGGTACTGGGACTATGCTCCGTTGAGGCACCCCGtgacggggagggtgttgaatACGGGTGGTTCCTGTGACTGA
- a CDS encoding hypothetical protein (EggNog:ENOG503P84V), whose protein sequence is MTTITLAATGQTGAHGTQQWDNSTAIKAPRGSFGRQGRDASFPTSGTSGGEIHVGLSFDPARPGIIQVTGQAHRMGERYQVGGKQSLLLDCRGGDGGHGGIGENGQSGGDGFDGRDATQTSEATDGSPGMNGGDGGRGTSGANGGAGGHAHVTVNEEDLDTLIGVEWDVRGGYGGCVGEHGAGGAGGHGGDGGAGCTWSERYVAAVHTNANGQHYTEYATRYHSRPAGRGGPGGMAGRTPNDLLYPGQDGPMGYSEVIVNYKDGRRGVFQSRYMLEVVDFKVHDENGDGINEPGERLIISDIVIKNTGQMPSPKISRLQILVRGTKWLEPILEPLEIPAEIPPGHSVKVPGVLKAWIKNETVDRSPGTLLRAQDTVSLRAYSQRLQRDVPEFSGGVGIVCQYPLLMTTPKYLDSVAKGDIVTFSWTIQNISTKSQGRIGTLQREAGTHLSDPNGMFELKRAPKDTPHDIMDMIEVIEPGEVIPITVDFQVSELVNEFTAGNMFVTLILSDPHGKQMRNVVAFDLRIQISPSYRYNPAARFLLVINGSSPNAFVLHLLHFLQLGLHLPVDIFNLSLSGAYTTADTRDDILANYSGKTIIFLGNPMNYFQDGQRHPWELLDIDQASELARAGTSFLIISPENMQSLKGFSHLVSSGVSPFQPADAFTQTSNIKDLLTKLTPKTAPTPARVVLPVKKKFMKKLDKTLAATAKTAQQKLSDTFPLRRFLIAPSSPISDPKAKETGLNIIEGLPHSTKLVATLQPFRPDSPVISEYNMVMLAHSLPFSDQCAIFWNLAGVDTTYGVPTSTIYKGSSLSHLRVYGDGSTAQKVSGKALESLTWSLSTLLASEITHFRSGSGTSSLPLLSQLPLLSTFITSFPGKGFTPAEITATFTPLTQLLGFLRGVTSPLTLGQKLGANLTRAGKRRTKLRSVVLNQLCSPVVKAMPPLPKKTTDPEGVVTKNKPPGEEVADVEKETKKQILEVKRSSARGGRGMNRIQRVNMVCSLLLEALTGTEGVGFVDVINDPEGGGESVRVLGSFAEYDQLLAKLEERRGRLERDVEYSFGRLSGMVQRGGTVRAEQQQQQQPQIQRRATEPGGGGGGEGDGISFVSRSMTVSPVTTVASPIVFGRGPVEVLRGGIGKEASVAEKVEEVVYAHELPLTVPIRGAELAA, encoded by the exons ATGACTACAATCACCCTGGCCGCAACAGGCCAAACTGGTGCTCATGGGACTCAACAATGGGATAACTCAACAGCCATCAAAGCGCCGCGGGGATCCTTTGGTCGCCAGGGACGAGATGCCAGTTTTCCAACTTCCGGAACCAGCGGAGGAGAGATACATGTCGGGCTGAGCTTTGACCCGGCCAGGCCAGGTATAATTCAGGTCACTGGACAGGCACATCGCATGGGGGAGCGGTATCAGGTTGGGGGCAAACAGTCTTTGCTGCTGGACTGTcgaggtggagatggagggcACGGGGGAATCGGTGAGAATGGCCAGtctgggggtgatgggtttGACGGACGGGATGCGACACAAACAAGCGAGGCTACTGATGGATCGCCGGGGATGAACGGAGGAGA TGGCGGCCGTGGAACGAGTGGGGCGAATGGCGGCGCAGGAGGCCATGCTCATGTCACGGTAAATGAGGAAGATCTTGACACCCTCATCGGTGTTGAGTGGGACGTCAGAGGCGGCTATGGTGGTTGCGTCGGTGAACATGGCGCCGGGGGGGCCGGTGGccatggcggtgatggcggtgccGGTTGTACATG GTCAGAGAGATATGTTGCAGCCGTACACACCAATGCAAACGGTCAACACTACACAGAGTATGCCACCAGGTATCATTCGAGACCTgcggggagaggaggaccAGGAGGCATGGCCGGAAGAACTCCAAATGACTTGTTGTATCCTGGTCAAGACGGTCCGATGGGCTACTCTGAGGTCATTGTCAACTACAAAGATGGCAGGAGGGGAGTGTTCCAATCACGCTACATGCTCGAGGTTGTCGACTTCAAAGTGCATGACGAGAACGGGGATGGCATCAACGAGCCCGGAGAACGGCTAATCATCAgcgacatcgtcatcaagaACACAGGCCAAATGCCGTCACCAAAGATATCTCGCCTGCAAATCTTGGTCAGGGGCACAAAATGGCTGGAGCCCATCCTTGAGCCCTTGGAGATTCCAGCTGAGATTCCACCAGGACACAGTGTCAAGGTTCCGGGTGTGCTGAAGGCCTGGATCAAGAACGAAACCGTCGACCGCAGCCCGGGCACACTTCTCCGCGCACAAGATACCGTCTCACTCAGAGCCTACTCCCAGCGGTTGCAGAGAGATGTTCCCGAGTTTAGCGGCGGTGTGGGCATCGTCTGCCAATACCCGCTGCTCATGACCACGCCAAAGTATCTGGACAGCGTAGCAAAGGGTGATATTGTCACCTTTTCCTGGACGATACAAAATATCTCCACCAAGTCACAGGGTCGTATTGGCACTCTACAGCGCGAGGCTGGGACACATCTTTCCGATCCTAACGGCATGTTCGAATTGAAGCGAGCTCCAAAGGACACGCCGCACGACATTATGGATATGATCGAAGTAATCGAGCCTGGCGAGGTTATTCCAATCACTGTTGACTTTCAAGTATCGGAGCTGGTCAACGAATTCACCGCAGGCAACATGTTTGTCACTCTGATTCTCTCAGATCCCCACGGAAAACAGATGCGGAACGTGGTGGCATTTGACTTGCGCATTCAGATCTCACCTTCATACCGCTACAACCCAGCAGCACGATTCCTGCTTGTCATCAACGGGTCTTCGCCCAATGCCTTTGTGCTGCACTTGCTCCACTTCCTTCAACTCGGGCTTCACCTTCCTGTGGACATCTTCAATCTCAGTCTCAGCGGTGCATACACGACAGCCGACACTCGTGACGACATCTTGGCCAACTACAGCGGCAAGACCATCATCTTTCTGGGGAATCCCATGAACTATTTCCAAGACGGACAACGACACCCCTGGGAACTGCTGGACATTGATCAAGCCTCTGAGCTCGCAAGAGCAGGAACCAGCTTTCTCATCATCTCGCCCGAGAACATGCAGAGTCTAAAGGGGTTCAGTCATCTGGTCTCCAGCGGCGTCTCGCCCTTTCAACCAGCTGATGCTTTCACCCaaaccagcaacatcaaggaCTTGCTGACCAAGCTGACCCCCAAGACAGCCCCGACTCCTGCACGTGTTGTCTTGccggtcaagaagaagttcatgaagaagctcgacaagaCCCTCGCCGCAACTGCCAAAACAGCCCAGCAGAAGCTATCCGACACCTTTCCCCTTCGACGCTTTCTCATTGCGCCCTCCAGCCCAATCAGCGACCCCAAAGCCAAGGAAACCGGCCTCAACATCATCGAAGGTCTTCCGCACTCCACCAAACTAGTCGCCACTCTCCAACCATTCCGCCCCGACTCCCCTGTGATTTCAGAGTACAACATGGTCATGCTCgcccactccctccccttctctgACCAATGCGCCATCTTCTGGAACCTCGCAGGAGTAGACACCACCTACGGAGTCCCCACCTCAACAATCTACAAgggctcctccctctcccatctcCGCGTCTACGGCGACGGCAGCACCGCCCAAAAGGTCAGCGGCAAAGCCCTCGAGTCCCTCACCTGGtctctctccaccctcctcgcctccgaGATAACCCACTTCCGCTCCGGCTCAGGCacctcatccctcccccttttgtcccaactccccctcctctccaccttcatcacctccttccccggcAAGGGGTTCACACCCGCCGAAATAACAGCCACCTTCACCCCGCTGACCCAactcctcggcttcctccgGGGCGTCACCTCCCCCCTGACCCTCGGCCAAAAGTTGGGCGCCAACCTCACCAGAGCCGGCAAGCGCCGCACCAAACTCCGCAGCGTCGTCCTCAACCAACTCTGCAGCCCCGTCGTCAAAGCCATGCCCCCCTTGCCAAAAAAGACGACCGATCCCGAGGGCGTCGTGACCAAGAACAAACCCCCCGGCGAGGAAGTCGCCGACGTGGAGAAAgagaccaagaagcagaTTCTGGAGGTGAAAAGGTCGAGCgcgaggggagggagggggatgaacAGGATCCAGAGGGTGAATATGGTTTGCTCGCTTCTGCTTGAGGCCCTGACTGGGACGGAAGGGGTGGGGTTTGTGGATGTGATTAACGATccggagggtgggggggagagcGTGAGGGTGTTGGGTAGTTTTGCAGAGTATGACCAGTTGCTTGCcaagttggaggagaggagggggaggttggaacGGGATGTCGAGTATAGctttgggaggttgagcgGAATGGTTCAGAGGGGGGGGACGGTCAGGgcggaacagcagcagcagcaacagccgcagATACAGAGGCGGGCGACAGAGccgggtggaggaggtggtggtgagggggatgggattaGCTTCGTGAGTAGGTCCATGACTGTCAGTCCTGTCACGACGGTGGCGTCGCCAATTGTGTTTGGAAGGGGGCCGGTCGAGGTGTTGCGTGGGGGTATTGGGAAAGAGGCGAGTGTggcggagaaggtggaggaggttgtgtaTGCACATGAGTTACCTCTTACGGTTCCTATTCGTGGTGCTGAGTTGGCAGCGTGA
- a CDS encoding hypothetical protein (EggNog:ENOG503PR4D) — MLSKSLTQRLPGVTQALAKRAPRVVVPCTRPMQLQHQLQVQQPSSSPSCFQSRTAVSFQPNHDYPGHDQANDMGGPGGQESFPASMPYRRRIEYETFYGVLLAIALMCIAKLVQQNYDPKMNYVLVHDNTKGELDDVKYIPMPKVREQPVVAEIQEEVIIPIKKVDRVDKVQRWA, encoded by the exons ATGCTCTCCAAATCTCTCACCCAGCGGCTGCCGGGCGTTACACAAGCCCTCGCCAAACGCGCTCCGCGTGTAGTGGTCCCTTGCACACGTCCCATGCAGCTGCAACATCAACTGCAAGTGCAGCAGCCGTCGTCATCGCCTTCCTGTTTCCAAAGTCGTACAGCCGTGTCGTTCCAGCCAAACCATGACTACCCGGGCCATGATCAAGCAAACGACATGGGAGGACCCGGAGGCCAAGAGTCCTTCCCGGCTAGTATGCCTTATCGAAG AAGAATTGAATACGAGACATTCTACGGCGTGTTGCTGGCCATCGCCCTCATGTGTATCGCCAAGCTCGTGCAGCAGAACTACGACCCAAAGATGAATTATGTTCTGGTGCATGATAATACAAAGGGGGAGCTGGACGATGTAAAGTACATCCCGATGCCCAAGGTGCGGGAGCAGCCGGTGGTTGCGGAGatccaggaggaggtgattaTCCCTATCAAGAAGGTTGATAGAGTTGACAAGGTGCAGAGGTGGGCTTGA
- a CDS encoding hypothetical protein (EggNog:ENOG503NUTE; COG:Q): MATAEAAYAVEKAIGHDDNNIIQQDVSNFNQKGTGDPNETMKALVWQTKQKVEIVDVPKPKIIEPRDVILKVTGTTVCGSDLHLLHGAVLQMHKGDILGHEFCGVVDQVGSAVRDKVQVGKRYVVSFQIACGDCFFCKQKLSSQCETTNSNTTTKAMYGGRTAGIFGYSHLTGGFAGGQAEYVRVPLGDVNLLEIPDDVPDEKALWLSDVLPTAYNAVKDTAVYPGDVVTIFGAGPVGQMAGVFAVGEGASKVIFVDTEPRLSIIKSRWPKQHRDKIEVLDFKQLSFGVTSKDTVVSKLKELTGGRGPDVAIECAAGEYAKGWMHWLEMSLGAETDTSEIINEMIEGVRNYGRAGVTGVYVGYTNHFNIGSLMQRGIRLIGNGQAPVHKYWEELLEKIKTGELDPVQMISHRVRLEDLDKVYYKFDNKEDGMQKVFVETKFSHPRAAGTPELTKY; the protein is encoded by the exons ATGGCAACAGCAGAAGCAGCCTATGCCGTCGAGAAGGCCATCGGCCACGATGACAATAACATCATCCAGCAGGATGTCTCCAACTTCAACCAGAAGGGCACCGGCGACCCTAACGAGACGATGAAAGCTCTAGTATGGCAGACCAAGCAAAAGGTCGAGATTG ttGACGTTCCCAAACCAAAAATCATCGAGCCCCGCGACGTCATCCTCAAGGTGACCGGCACCACCGTTTGCGGTTCCGATCTTCATCTGCTCCACGGCGCCGTCCTCCAAATGCACAAGGGCGATATCCTCGGCCACGAATTCTGCGGTGTCGTCGACCAGGTCGGCTCCGCCGTCCGCGACAAGGTTCAGGTTGGCAAGCGATACGTTGTCTCCTTCCAGATTGCCTGCGGTGACTGCTTCTTCTGCAAGCAGAAGCTTTCGTCGCAGTGCGAAACGACCAACTcgaacaccaccaccaaggccaTGTACGGAGGGAGGACAGCTGGCATCTTTGGGTATTCGCATCTGACGGGTGGTTTTGCCGGTGGTCAAGCCGAGTATGTGAGGGTCCCGCTGGGCGACGTAAACTTGCTGGAGATTCCAGATGATGTTCCAGATGAGAAGGCGTTGTGGCTATCTGATGTTTTGCCGACGGCTTACAATGCTGTCAAGGATACTGCCGTATACCCCGGTGATGTGGTGACTATCTTCGGTGCCGGGCCTGTTGGGCAGATGGCGGGTGTTTTTGCAGTCGGCGAGGGTGCCAGCAAGGTTATCTTTGTCGATACCGAGCCCAGGCTGTCGATCATCAAGTCGAGATGGCCCAAGCAGCACCGGGACAAGATTGAGGTGCTGGATTTCAAGCAGCTCAGCTTTGGGGTGACCAGCAAGGACACCGTGGTGAGCAAGTTGAAGGAGTTGACAGGTGGGCGTGGCCCAGACGTTGCTATCGAGTGCGCCGCTGGAGAGTACGCCAAGGGCTGGATGCACTGGCTGGAAATGAGCTTGGGAGCCGAGACGGACACGAGTGAAATCATCAATGAGATGATTGAGGGTGTGAGGAACTACGGTCGTGCCGGTGTTACTGGTGTCTATGTTGGATAC ACAAACCACTTCAACATTGGATCTTTGATGCAGCGCGGCATCCGCCTGATTGGCAACGGCCAGGCCCCCGTGCACAAGTACTGGGAGGAGTTGCTAGAGAAGATTAAGACGGGCGAGCTCGACCCGGTGCAGATGATTTCGCATCGTGTCCGCCTCGAGGACTTGGACAAGGTCTACTACAAATTTGACAACAAGGAGGACGGCATGCAGAAGGTGTTTGTTGAGACCAAGTTCTCGCATCCACGAGCGGCTGGGACGCCAGAGCTGACCAAATACTAG
- a CDS encoding hypothetical protein (COG:S; EggNog:ENOG503NUYT) yields the protein MSRRHLGALTMSTDSVLSEADAVRLASRRQLPPPVPAYLPTSPNSPLAVGKELYSKIQSAPRVLEQSFTIPIRSGKAWTASAGSVIRISTPEGPQVGDLNIWNQHNPSERFWASRTRQLHSTHLTTHDRLWSCLPYMRPLLTILSDSLSWYGTDSNGGRVHDLLGTRCDPYINHLLSGGQSYNHHCHSNLVRAVSEFGLEERDVHDVINLFQVTGLDEKGRYCMSACPAEKGDYIEFLAEVDVLMGLSTCPGGDLSLWGFGADSEKEMEKCCRPLKVEVFRLEDGGLLEREGWREAEVSGYKGGHGLGA from the exons ATGTCCCGAAGACACTTAGGTGCACTCACCATGTCCACCGACTCAGTTCTTTCTGAAGCTGATGCCGTTCGCCTGGCCTCTCGGCGCCAGCTTCCACCTCCTGTGCCAGCCTACCTCCCGACCAGCCCCAACTCGCCTCTGGCTGTCGGCAAAGAGCTGTACTCCAAGATCCAATCTGCTCCTCGGGTCCTGGAACAGAGCTTtaccatccccatccgctCAGGCAAAGCTTGGACTGCCTCCGCCGGCTCCGTCATCCGCATCAGCACACCCGAAGGACCTCAAGTAGGTGATCTGAACATCTG GAATCAACACAACCCCTCCGAACGCTTCTGGGCCTCTCGCACCCGCCAGCTCCactccacccacctcaccacgCACGACCGTCTCTGGTCCTGCCTCCCCTACATgcgccccctcctcaccatcctctccgacTCTCTATCCTGGTACGGCACCGACTCCAACGGCGGACGCGTCCACGATCTCCTCGGTACAAGGTGCGACCCCTACATCAACCATCTCTTGTCTGGGGGCCAAAGCTACAATCATCACTGCCATAGCAACCTTGTCCGAGCCGTCAGTGAGTTTGGCTTAGAAGAGAGGGACGTGCATGATGTGATTAATTTGTTTCAGGTTACGGGGCTGGATGAGAAGGGAAGGTATTGTATGAGTGCTTGCCCGGCGGAAAAGGGGGACTACATTGAGTTTCTGGCCGAGGTGGATGTGCTGATGGGGTTGAGTACTTGCCCCGGGGGGGATTTGAGCCTCTGGGGCTTTGGGGCGGATagcgagaaggagatggagaagtgTTGCCGGCCGTTGAAGGTGGAAGTTTTCCggttggaggatgggggtttgttggagCGGGAAGGGTGGAGGGAAGCGGAGGTGAGTGGGTACAAGGGGGGTCACGGACTCGGTGCTTGA